A single genomic interval of Alteromonas sp. CI.11.F.A3 harbors:
- a CDS encoding DMT family transporter: MTYLLLALAIVTEVAATLSLKASDGWGKWYFGYGAIALYTVSGILFAAVLKHMGVGVAYAIWSGMGIALITAASVVLWKQTFDFYAAMGIILIVSGTLLITSKSAVVFQ, encoded by the coding sequence ATGACTTATTTATTACTCGCCCTAGCCATTGTGACAGAAGTAGCAGCGACACTTTCATTGAAAGCCTCGGATGGCTGGGGAAAATGGTACTTCGGCTATGGCGCCATCGCGCTTTATACCGTATCTGGTATTTTATTTGCCGCTGTGCTCAAGCATATGGGGGTAGGTGTTGCTTATGCGATATGGTCTGGAATGGGTATCGCTCTTATCACCGCAGCCTCTGTAGTCTTATGGAAACAAACTTTCGACTTCTATGCTGCAATGGGTATTATATTAATTGTTTCAGGTACTTTGCTTATCACCAGCAAGTCTGCCGTTGTATTTCAATAA
- the prpC gene encoding 2-methylcitrate synthase, which yields MAKQLSGAGLRGQVAGKTALSTVGVSGSGLTYRGYDVKDLAASCQFEEVAYLILKGKLPNQSELDEYKTLLRGMRGLPQALKDVLERIPKDAHPMDVLRTGCSMLGNLEMENDFSEQDHATDRMLACFPSIICYWYRFTHDGIRIDVETDDDSIGGHFLHMLHGEKPRELHEQVMHVSLILYAEHEFNASTFTARVCASTLSDMHSCVTGAIGSLRGPLHGGANEAAMEMIEGFTSADDAEEKMMAMLARKDKIMGFGHAIYSESDPRNEIIKGWSEKLAADVGDDVLYPVSVRCEEVMWREKKLFCNADFFHASAYNFMGIPTKLFTPIFVMSRLTGWAAHVMEQRADNRIIRPSAEYTGEDIRDVPPMSARS from the coding sequence ATGGCTAAACAATTAAGTGGCGCGGGATTACGCGGCCAAGTTGCGGGAAAAACAGCACTGTCTACTGTAGGAGTATCAGGTTCTGGCCTGACATACCGTGGTTACGATGTAAAAGATTTAGCAGCCAGCTGCCAATTTGAAGAAGTGGCTTATCTTATTTTGAAAGGCAAATTGCCTAACCAATCCGAGTTAGATGAATACAAAACCTTGCTTCGTGGTATGCGCGGATTACCTCAGGCCCTTAAAGATGTTCTAGAGCGTATCCCAAAAGACGCCCATCCTATGGATGTACTTCGTACGGGTTGTTCTATGTTGGGTAACCTTGAAATGGAAAACGACTTCAGCGAGCAAGATCACGCAACCGATCGCATGCTAGCTTGTTTTCCAAGTATTATTTGTTATTGGTATCGCTTTACTCACGATGGCATTCGTATTGATGTAGAAACCGATGACGATTCAATCGGTGGTCATTTCTTACACATGCTACATGGCGAAAAGCCTCGCGAGTTGCATGAGCAAGTGATGCACGTATCACTTATTTTGTACGCAGAGCACGAATTCAACGCCTCTACCTTTACCGCTCGCGTTTGTGCCTCAACCCTGTCAGACATGCACTCATGTGTCACTGGTGCTATTGGCTCACTTCGCGGCCCATTACATGGCGGTGCGAATGAAGCAGCCATGGAAATGATAGAAGGCTTTACATCGGCAGACGACGCTGAAGAAAAGATGATGGCAATGCTGGCACGTAAAGACAAAATCATGGGCTTTGGTCATGCCATTTATTCTGAATCTGACCCACGTAACGAAATTATTAAAGGCTGGTCTGAAAAGCTTGCAGCCGATGTGGGTGACGATGTGCTTTACCCTGTTTCTGTGCGCTGTGAAGAAGTGATGTGGCGCGAGAAAAAACTGTTCTGTAACGCTGATTTCTTCCATGCATCAGCCTATAACTTTATGGGTATTCCTACTAAGTTGTTTACTCCTATCTTCGTAATGTCTCGCCTAACTGGCTGGGCTGCCCACGTAATGGAACAGCGCGCTGACAACCGCATTATTCGTCCGTCAGCAGAATACACCGGTGAAGATATTCGTGACGTACCTCCTATGTCTGCACGTAGTTAA
- a CDS encoding HipA domain-containing protein codes for MVNFDRQDLESYPTSHNGKMSISGFQPKMSATVIDDELVLVKENGTFIIKPSPAQFPNLAENEHAIMTIASTCKFQVPPFGLIQLSNGELAFIIQRYDRESGTKLHQEQLDSAMGVNDKFGNINGFQTISYSKAGAFIAQNLKAVQQYADFYRRVIFSYVVGNNDHHLRNFSLLYSNRGAIPTLSPVYDVVSVLPYSEYFRGSYMALPLLTTEEHESVLDIETGFDRKYGQYDRQDFIKLGEEIGLKKQAAVKLLDDLLKSIEKAVSTVSDSFMNESHKQGIEQLIRHRIMILRDENATL; via the coding sequence ATGGTAAATTTCGATAGGCAGGACTTGGAGTCCTATCCGACGTCACACAATGGCAAAATGAGCATTTCTGGGTTTCAGCCTAAAATGTCTGCGACGGTCATTGACGACGAATTGGTCTTGGTCAAAGAAAATGGTACGTTCATCATTAAGCCATCACCAGCGCAATTTCCAAACTTGGCAGAAAATGAACACGCTATCATGACGATAGCGAGCACCTGTAAGTTTCAAGTGCCCCCCTTTGGTCTTATTCAACTAAGCAATGGTGAGTTGGCGTTTATTATACAGCGCTATGATCGTGAAAGTGGTACCAAGCTGCACCAAGAGCAACTTGATAGCGCCATGGGAGTCAATGATAAGTTCGGCAACATAAACGGTTTTCAAACGATAAGTTACTCTAAAGCAGGTGCTTTCATTGCACAAAACCTAAAGGCAGTGCAACAGTATGCAGACTTCTATCGACGTGTAATATTCAGTTATGTCGTTGGCAATAATGACCATCATTTAAGAAACTTTTCGCTTTTATATTCGAATAGAGGTGCAATACCGACGTTATCACCCGTTTATGACGTCGTTTCTGTGCTACCTTACAGTGAGTACTTCCGTGGTTCCTATATGGCACTTCCACTTTTGACGACAGAAGAGCATGAGAGTGTATTGGATATTGAGACAGGATTTGACCGTAAATATGGTCAATACGATAGACAAGATTTCATCAAACTAGGTGAAGAGATTGGCCTTAAAAAGCAAGCAGCAGTCAAGTTACTTGATGACCTATTAAAGTCTATTGAAAAAGCAGTATCAACTGTATCAGACTCCTTTATGAATGAGAGTCACAAACAAGGTATAGAACAGTTAATTAGGCACCGTATTATGATCCTAAGAGATGAAAATGCCACCCTATAA
- the prpB gene encoding methylisocitrate lyase → MSAGKKFRQALADNKPLQILGTINAYTAMMAKSIGHKAIYLSGGGVANASYGLPDLGMTSLNDVIVDVQRITSACDLPLLVDIDTGWGGAFNIAKTIRDMEKAGAAAVHMEDQVAQKRCGHRPNKEIVSTEEMVDRIKAAVDARTDPDFFIMARTDSFAQEGLEKAIERAKAYVAAGADGIFAEAVKTEEHYRAFSEALDVPILANITEFGQTELWNKAQLGEWGAAMVLYPLSAFRAMNKAAENVYQSILDNGDQKAVVDTMQTRMELYDYLGYHDYEQKLDELFAKGKS, encoded by the coding sequence ATGAGTGCAGGAAAGAAATTCAGACAAGCACTGGCCGACAATAAGCCACTGCAAATATTAGGCACCATTAATGCCTATACCGCCATGATGGCAAAATCTATCGGCCACAAAGCGATATACCTCTCCGGTGGCGGCGTTGCCAACGCTTCATACGGTTTACCCGATTTGGGCATGACATCACTTAACGATGTGATTGTTGATGTACAACGCATCACATCAGCCTGCGATTTACCGTTATTGGTAGACATAGACACCGGTTGGGGCGGCGCATTTAATATTGCAAAAACCATTCGCGATATGGAAAAAGCAGGCGCAGCGGCTGTGCATATGGAAGATCAGGTAGCGCAAAAGCGTTGCGGTCATCGCCCTAACAAAGAAATTGTGAGCACAGAAGAAATGGTCGATCGCATTAAAGCCGCGGTAGATGCTAGAACCGACCCCGACTTTTTCATTATGGCCCGCACCGACTCTTTCGCCCAAGAAGGGTTAGAAAAAGCCATTGAACGAGCCAAAGCTTATGTAGCCGCTGGTGCTGACGGCATTTTTGCAGAAGCAGTAAAAACTGAAGAGCATTACCGCGCATTCTCAGAAGCGTTAGACGTACCTATTCTTGCCAACATTACCGAATTCGGACAAACCGAACTATGGAACAAAGCGCAACTTGGCGAATGGGGGGCCGCGATGGTGCTTTATCCACTTAGCGCATTCCGCGCCATGAACAAAGCCGCTGAAAACGTGTACCAATCAATACTTGATAACGGCGATCAAAAAGCCGTTGTCGACACCATGCAAACCCGCATGGAGTTATACGATTACCTTGGCTATCACGACTACGAGCAAAAGCTCGACGAACTGTTTGCCAAAGGCAAAAGCTAA
- a CDS encoding TonB-dependent receptor, producing MITNTDVSKTLASKLSPVALAVALTVPAISHTAFAQEVEATEEQQYEAITVTATKRPQVIYEVPIAISAFDGDMLAEQGITDLTDVGKFVPNLNVTGFSAGHTSSVNPFIRGIGLQDHLITTDPGVSVYVDGVYLGRQVGQNWSLNNIERIEVLRGPQGTLYGRNSIGGAINIITKEPDQGDVTKVSAEFGTRGRVKTDLFVNHALSDTLAFNMNLAYNTRDGLGEFINVPNAEYDVGETEDISGRISVKFEPSDDFRMVLTADANNGDGGLRPYTVLIDEMPEGRFYAGTNSLGLELRNTDVTPEGADIYDNATGTPEVTSVSNEARGVSLTTEWDISDDYTAKVVASRRTSKYKAGLDDDGTIYSLDQYPERGEADQTSIEVQLNGYINEYTDFVAGLYYFNEEGSNRQGSDSSFDGGGNTLQLDQETTSKAVYLNLRHDVTDELSVSGGIRYTEDEKDASANVFDALGTVFDSNEWDEVTWELATNYTFENGMTGYATIQNGYQSGQYPARPYCLIGEFFGAGGFDDLDNAVAAVNASNCFVASDNITAVNYEVGVKGRINEYFDMSVAVFNTEFEDLPYQVSRVSEGGFDTANLVVEQTSRGIELDTTLNVGNFSMLTSIGYMDVEVDEQDGFNPVAPLTPDLTFAIGPSYTFDLEGGDKIRARIDYSYRADMYGEPSSEPARMTEIESRELVNFDVAYTPADEAYTVALYGRNIFDERYDNARLNTGDYILQVLSNDASEFGVRFSTEF from the coding sequence ATGATCACCAATACTGACGTGTCTAAGACACTAGCCAGTAAGCTTTCGCCTGTCGCTTTGGCAGTAGCACTAACTGTACCTGCTATTTCTCACACTGCATTTGCTCAAGAAGTTGAAGCAACTGAAGAGCAACAGTACGAAGCAATTACCGTTACTGCGACTAAGCGTCCTCAAGTTATTTATGAAGTACCAATTGCAATCAGTGCATTTGACGGTGATATGCTAGCTGAACAAGGCATTACTGACTTAACGGATGTTGGTAAGTTTGTTCCAAACTTAAACGTAACCGGCTTCTCAGCGGGTCACACTTCCTCAGTAAACCCTTTCATTCGCGGTATTGGTCTTCAAGATCATCTTATCACCACTGATCCGGGTGTGAGCGTGTATGTGGATGGCGTGTATTTAGGCCGCCAAGTTGGTCAAAACTGGAGCTTGAACAACATCGAGCGTATTGAGGTACTTCGTGGTCCTCAAGGTACGCTTTATGGTCGTAACTCTATTGGTGGTGCAATAAACATCATTACTAAAGAGCCAGATCAAGGCGATGTGACTAAAGTAAGTGCAGAATTTGGTACCCGTGGTCGAGTTAAAACTGACTTGTTCGTGAACCATGCATTGTCTGACACCCTCGCATTTAACATGAACCTTGCTTACAACACCCGTGATGGTTTGGGCGAGTTCATTAACGTACCTAATGCAGAATATGATGTTGGTGAAACAGAAGATATTTCAGGTCGTATCTCGGTAAAATTTGAGCCGTCTGATGATTTCCGTATGGTATTAACTGCCGATGCCAACAATGGTGATGGTGGTTTACGTCCATACACTGTGCTTATTGATGAAATGCCTGAAGGGCGCTTTTATGCTGGCACAAACAGCTTAGGGCTAGAGCTTAGAAATACCGATGTTACCCCAGAAGGTGCTGACATTTACGATAACGCTACTGGCACACCTGAAGTGACTAGCGTATCGAATGAAGCCCGCGGTGTGTCTCTAACTACCGAGTGGGATATTAGCGACGATTACACCGCGAAAGTGGTTGCTAGCCGCCGTACATCTAAGTACAAAGCTGGCCTTGATGATGATGGTACTATTTACTCGTTAGACCAATACCCAGAGCGCGGTGAAGCAGACCAAACATCAATTGAAGTTCAATTGAATGGTTACATCAATGAGTACACTGACTTCGTTGCTGGCCTTTATTACTTCAATGAAGAAGGTAGCAACCGCCAAGGTAGCGATTCAAGTTTCGATGGCGGTGGCAACACCCTTCAACTTGATCAAGAAACCACAAGTAAAGCGGTATACCTAAACCTTCGTCATGATGTAACTGACGAGCTTAGCGTGTCTGGTGGTATTCGTTACACTGAAGATGAAAAAGACGCGTCTGCAAACGTATTTGATGCCCTTGGTACTGTTTTCGACTCAAATGAGTGGGACGAAGTAACGTGGGAATTAGCGACTAACTACACCTTTGAAAATGGCATGACAGGTTATGCCACTATTCAAAATGGGTATCAATCTGGTCAATATCCAGCACGCCCTTATTGCTTGATTGGCGAGTTCTTTGGCGCTGGTGGTTTTGATGATTTAGACAATGCAGTAGCGGCAGTTAATGCAAGCAACTGTTTCGTTGCTTCTGATAACATCACTGCTGTGAACTACGAAGTGGGTGTTAAAGGCCGTATTAATGAATACTTCGATATGAGTGTTGCAGTATTTAATACTGAGTTTGAAGACCTACCGTACCAAGTTAGCCGAGTAAGCGAAGGTGGTTTTGATACAGCAAACTTAGTGGTTGAACAAACCTCTCGCGGTATCGAACTAGACACTACCTTGAACGTAGGCAACTTCAGCATGCTAACCAGCATTGGTTACATGGATGTTGAAGTAGATGAGCAAGACGGCTTTAATCCTGTTGCGCCATTAACGCCTGATTTAACGTTTGCGATTGGCCCGTCATATACCTTCGATCTTGAAGGTGGCGACAAAATTCGCGCACGTATCGACTATTCATACCGCGCAGATATGTACGGTGAGCCTAGCTCAGAGCCTGCTCGCATGACAGAAATTGAAAGCCGTGAATTAGTTAACTTTGATGTGGCGTACACGCCAGCTGATGAGGCTTACACAGTTGCATTGTATGGTCGTAACATTTTTGACGAGCGTTATGACAATGCTCGCTTGAATACGGGCGATTATATTCTGCAAGTATTAAGCAACGACGCTAGCGAGTTTGGCGTACGTTTCTCAACAGAGTTTTAA
- a CDS encoding GntR family transcriptional regulator has product MQIELEKPVTNADRTFFQLRKDIVEGVIPAGSKLSETELSTKYEVSRAVIREGINRLAACHLVERKANVGAKVVSLTPEGLIQLYQVREALEGMAARLAARHMSDEEIGSLQGLLDSHFNTVKDAQLYYQEAGDVDFHYRIVTGSKNSHLISVLIDGLYHLVRMYRVQLGMAGPRVSTAFDEHRHIVNAIANRDEELAEMLMRRHILYSKNNIENKLSPTPT; this is encoded by the coding sequence GTGCAAATAGAGCTAGAAAAGCCCGTAACTAATGCGGATAGAACCTTCTTTCAATTGCGAAAAGATATTGTGGAAGGGGTTATTCCTGCGGGTTCCAAACTCAGTGAAACTGAGTTGTCGACAAAATACGAAGTCAGCCGCGCAGTTATTCGCGAAGGTATTAACCGTCTTGCCGCCTGCCACCTTGTAGAACGAAAAGCTAACGTAGGAGCTAAAGTTGTCTCCCTTACGCCAGAAGGGCTTATTCAGCTTTATCAAGTGCGAGAAGCGTTAGAAGGTATGGCTGCACGTCTTGCCGCTAGACATATGAGCGATGAAGAAATTGGCTCACTGCAAGGGCTGCTAGATTCTCATTTCAACACAGTAAAAGATGCACAGCTTTATTACCAAGAAGCGGGTGATGTGGATTTTCATTACCGTATTGTTACTGGCAGTAAAAATAGCCATCTGATTAGCGTGTTAATTGATGGACTTTATCATCTTGTACGCATGTATCGCGTTCAACTCGGTATGGCCGGCCCACGGGTAAGCACTGCTTTTGATGAACACAGACACATTGTGAATGCCATTGCGAATCGCGATGAAGAGCTAGCCGAAATGCTAATGCGCCGCCATATTCTTTATTCAAAGAACAATATTGAAAACAAACTTAGCCCCACACCAACCTAA
- a CDS encoding sensor histidine kinase, with amino-acid sequence MNSNSIKNSDKATSVAGINAGEASANLQSPAIPLLADGRKKKWSYSSLVFSLFYFVPMLFMQDTPSSWVMALIVMGFVTFVILYVLSVNQPLNRLPYYLTAMLFLAYTTSLVNPGGTVFFGFVNFIVGYYYRFSIGIILLLAVSASLIFLKVYLYPTGLFFFLAAGANIAVLFGFGVMERKETLFQQKEAKHAAALGTLSAIAERERIGRDLHDVAGHALSSISLKAQVADKLLTKGRTAEAQAEVKALAQLSQQLLSEIRQTVSGIKHLSLREEIAKNMAKLSEQGFNVVNDAVSDVDKSSFTHLTPLQETQLSLIVKEATTNILRHSKGNQVTLTLQCTNDILNLVIADNGNSHCQTEGNGVQGIRERAELINASVEFQWGSPTVLTLKLPLLVKHNSSEPSA; translated from the coding sequence ATGAATAGCAATTCAATAAAAAACAGCGATAAGGCCACGAGCGTTGCAGGTATCAACGCTGGCGAAGCCTCCGCTAACCTACAATCGCCAGCAATACCCTTGCTGGCAGATGGCCGTAAGAAAAAGTGGTCTTACAGTTCTCTGGTCTTTTCGCTGTTTTACTTTGTGCCAATGCTATTTATGCAAGATACGCCTTCCAGTTGGGTAATGGCGCTTATTGTTATGGGCTTTGTCACCTTTGTTATTCTTTACGTACTGAGTGTAAATCAACCCCTAAATCGCCTGCCTTATTACCTAACCGCAATGCTTTTTTTAGCCTATACCACCAGCTTGGTTAACCCGGGTGGCACGGTGTTTTTTGGCTTTGTTAACTTTATTGTTGGCTACTATTATCGCTTCAGTATCGGCATTATCTTGTTACTGGCAGTATCTGCGTCGCTTATTTTTTTGAAAGTGTATCTATACCCTACCGGTTTGTTTTTCTTCCTCGCCGCAGGGGCAAACATCGCTGTACTATTTGGCTTTGGCGTAATGGAACGCAAAGAAACCCTTTTCCAACAAAAGGAAGCGAAACACGCTGCCGCATTGGGCACTTTAAGTGCCATTGCCGAACGAGAGCGCATAGGTCGTGATCTTCATGATGTAGCTGGCCATGCATTAAGTAGTATTTCATTGAAAGCTCAAGTGGCCGACAAGCTACTAACTAAAGGCCGCACTGCTGAAGCCCAAGCAGAAGTAAAAGCATTGGCTCAGCTTTCTCAGCAATTGCTCAGTGAGATTAGGCAAACGGTAAGTGGCATTAAACACCTATCGTTGCGCGAAGAAATAGCTAAGAACATGGCTAAATTGTCTGAGCAAGGTTTTAATGTGGTGAATGATGCAGTGAGCGATGTAGACAAGAGCAGCTTCACTCACCTTACTCCCCTTCAAGAAACCCAATTGTCGTTAATAGTAAAAGAAGCGACCACGAATATTCTGCGCCACAGCAAGGGCAATCAAGTAACGCTTACCCTTCAATGCACAAACGATATATTGAACCTTGTTATTGCAGACAACGGAAACAGCCACTGCCAAACAGAGGGCAACGGCGTTCAAGGTATCCGCGAGCGGGCTGAACTAATTAATGCCTCAGTGGAGTTTCAGTGGGGCTCCCCTACGGTGCTCACACTTAAATTACCGCTACTTGTTAAACATAATAGTAGCGAGCCGAGCGCATAG
- a CDS encoding HipA N-terminal domain-containing protein, with product MGELRADVFLYNKRVGVLEKHVKGYTFSYRRDYFGPSLSLSLPLNEFPYNSETLFPFFKSLLPEGWLLKQYARAQKIDERDEFGLLVNNGEDLLGAVAIKPIIENE from the coding sequence GTGGGCGAGCTGAGAGCAGATGTTTTTTTGTACAACAAGCGCGTAGGTGTGTTAGAAAAGCACGTAAAAGGGTATACGTTTAGCTATCGGAGAGACTATTTTGGACCTTCCTTATCATTGTCACTGCCTTTGAATGAATTTCCGTACAATTCTGAAACACTCTTTCCATTCTTTAAGTCTTTGTTACCCGAGGGATGGCTACTAAAGCAGTATGCACGTGCACAAAAAATAGATGAGCGGGATGAATTTGGCCTACTTGTTAATAATGGTGAAGATTTGCTCGGAGCGGTTGCTATTAAGCCAATTATAGAAAATGAATAA
- a CDS encoding MFS transporter gives MEILDATVITTALPVIAADFGVPATQLSIGVSAYLVAVTFFIPLSGYVADKFGARNVFMAAIVIFVVASILCGVSTNLTSFTLSRIMQGIGGALMVPVGRLVVLRDLPKEKLVKTVAIITWPALSAPILGPVLGGWIATHLSWQWIFFMNVPLGIFALIASAYLLENFTANVGKFDVVGFLLTGIGFASFMAGIELFAGHNTSTLLGGGVTVFGLSLLLTAVFHIRRANKPLFSFEAMQYRTFRLSMYGGSVVRIALGSAPFLVPLMLQLGMGYSPVEAGTLLLWLFVGNIAIKPATTWIMNTFGFKRVLIVNGIMISLGFVALSLITQQSSSFIIAVILFVSGVNRSMHLTLLNTIAFADVPKDKMRDANTLGAILMQMNRGMGITISALMLAVASLMVGNSSSDPSLINFKIAMAMMAVVALLSITDSLMLSKTDGDSVLKKRLKKQVS, from the coding sequence ATGGAAATTCTGGATGCCACGGTGATCACCACCGCGCTTCCCGTTATTGCCGCTGATTTCGGCGTGCCAGCAACCCAGCTTTCTATTGGCGTTTCTGCCTACCTTGTTGCCGTTACCTTTTTTATTCCGCTAAGCGGTTATGTGGCCGACAAATTCGGTGCCCGTAATGTGTTTATGGCTGCCATTGTTATTTTTGTGGTGGCATCGATACTGTGCGGTGTTAGCACTAACCTAACTAGCTTTACTTTGTCTCGTATTATGCAGGGTATTGGCGGTGCGCTAATGGTGCCCGTAGGTCGCTTAGTGGTGCTGCGAGACTTACCCAAAGAAAAGTTGGTTAAAACCGTGGCCATTATTACGTGGCCCGCATTAAGTGCGCCTATTCTTGGTCCTGTCCTTGGCGGTTGGATTGCCACCCACCTAAGTTGGCAATGGATATTCTTTATGAATGTGCCACTAGGCATATTCGCCCTTATCGCTTCCGCTTATTTGCTTGAGAACTTCACCGCGAATGTAGGTAAGTTTGATGTGGTAGGTTTTCTGCTTACCGGTATAGGCTTCGCCTCTTTCATGGCTGGTATAGAGCTATTTGCTGGTCACAACACCTCTACCCTACTGGGCGGCGGGGTGACCGTGTTTGGGCTTTCATTATTGTTAACTGCAGTGTTTCATATTCGCCGTGCAAACAAACCTTTGTTTTCCTTTGAAGCCATGCAATATCGAACCTTTCGACTATCAATGTATGGCGGCTCGGTGGTACGTATTGCCCTAGGCAGTGCGCCATTTTTGGTGCCGCTTATGCTGCAGTTGGGTATGGGTTACTCGCCAGTAGAAGCAGGAACATTATTGCTATGGCTGTTTGTAGGTAATATTGCCATTAAGCCAGCGACGACATGGATAATGAATACCTTTGGTTTTAAGAGGGTGCTTATCGTAAATGGCATTATGATTTCGCTGGGATTTGTAGCGCTATCGTTAATTACCCAACAAAGCTCATCGTTTATTATTGCTGTTATTTTGTTTGTTAGCGGTGTGAATAGGTCGATGCATTTAACCTTGTTAAACACAATTGCCTTTGCTGATGTACCAAAAGATAAAATGCGCGATGCAAATACGCTTGGGGCTATATTGATGCAAATGAACCGTGGCATGGGGATCACCATTTCTGCGCTTATGCTCGCCGTTGCTTCACTGATGGTAGGCAACTCAAGTAGTGACCCGTCGCTTATCAACTTCAAAATTGCCATGGCCATGATGGCGGTTGTTGCTCTGCTTAGTATTACCGACAGCCTGATGCTATCGAAAACCGATGGCGATTCGGTTTTGAAAAAGCGACTAAAAAAACAGGTAAGCTGA
- a CDS encoding DUF7010 family protein, which produces MNTQTLTLEQQRDIMKQRRFIAMPLAGTLVWAAIGCTAPFFDEVIQTWMLYLGTGAIFYIGSGFSYLTGERFFSKDRQNTEFDTLFFIGMAMALLVFAIALPVAAIDHTTLPLSIGILTGLMWMPLSWAIQHWVGYFHTIARTLGILIAWFVFPEARIEAISAVIVAVYLVSLVTLESRYQNIKLATSNAVDGAATNATNTSATDTGCTSQANPKVATKTSLATF; this is translated from the coding sequence ATGAACACACAAACACTAACGCTAGAACAGCAACGCGACATTATGAAACAACGCCGCTTTATCGCGATGCCACTGGCTGGCACTCTGGTTTGGGCGGCCATTGGTTGTACAGCGCCTTTTTTCGATGAAGTGATTCAAACCTGGATGCTTTACCTTGGTACGGGCGCTATTTTCTATATTGGTTCAGGATTTTCTTACTTAACTGGCGAACGCTTCTTTTCGAAAGACCGCCAAAATACGGAGTTCGATACCTTGTTTTTTATTGGCATGGCCATGGCATTACTGGTATTTGCCATCGCCCTGCCCGTTGCCGCTATCGACCATACTACGCTTCCACTCAGTATTGGCATATTAACCGGACTCATGTGGATGCCGCTATCATGGGCTATTCAACACTGGGTTGGCTACTTTCACACTATTGCCCGTACCTTGGGCATTCTCATTGCTTGGTTTGTATTTCCAGAAGCCCGTATTGAAGCCATATCAGCGGTTATTGTTGCGGTGTATTTAGTCTCACTCGTTACTTTAGAGTCTAGATACCAGAATATTAAACTTGCCACTTCGAACGCCGTTGACGGTGCTGCAACTAATGCTACTAATACCTCTGCTACTGACACTGGCTGTACTTCACAGGCCAATCCGAAAGTTGCCACTAAAACGTCACTAGCTACTTTTTGA
- a CDS encoding response regulator transcription factor: MNRILVVEDQSLVRDAIATLLSLEDDFEISGKCANGQEALDWLGKNDVPDIILTDIEMPLVSGLDLAEKLNALSISSKVVVMTTFSKPGYIKRALALGAKGFVLKEADSEYLVNALQKIAKGERVISPELALMALDDSNPLSAKESKALKLAGDGLKTQDIAKTLFLSEGTVRNYLSEAIAKLDATNRVDAARIAKQKGWL, translated from the coding sequence ATGAATCGAATTTTAGTGGTAGAAGACCAATCTTTAGTGCGTGATGCTATTGCCACTTTATTGTCGTTAGAGGACGACTTTGAAATAAGTGGAAAATGCGCTAATGGACAAGAAGCACTAGATTGGCTTGGCAAGAACGATGTACCCGATATTATTCTTACCGACATTGAAATGCCCTTAGTATCGGGGCTAGATTTGGCAGAAAAGCTAAACGCTTTATCTATCAGCAGCAAAGTGGTGGTAATGACCACATTCTCTAAACCTGGCTATATAAAGCGAGCGCTGGCATTGGGCGCTAAAGGGTTTGTTCTAAAAGAGGCCGACAGTGAATACCTAGTGAATGCGCTACAAAAAATAGCAAAAGGTGAGAGGGTTATTAGCCCTGAACTTGCGTTGATGGCATTGGATGACAGTAACCCGCTTTCGGCAAAAGAAAGTAAAGCGTTGAAGCTCGCGGGAGATGGATTAAAAACTCAAGATATCGCGAAAACGCTATTTTTGTCAGAAGGTACTGTGCGTAATTATTTATCTGAAGCTATAGCAAAACTAGATGCAACAAACCGTGTCGATGCCGCCAGAATCGCAAAACAAAAAGGCTGGTTATAA